Below is a window of Halomicrobium mukohataei DSM 12286 DNA.
CCATCGGCAACACGTCGTCGAGCCCGTACAGGTCGCTCGTGAGCCACTCGTTGATCCCGACAGTGTCCTCGTTTGCGAGCTTGCCCAGATCCGCGGTGCCGGTGTGGATCTGGTCGACGCCACAGAGGCGTGCGATCTGGGCGATCACCCGCATAGAGACTCCGTGAGACGGAAGTCGATCGAAAGCCGCGTGCATCGCGCGGTGGGCGTGGATCGCCAGCCCGTGGCGTTCGCAGCGTTCGCGGACCTGCTGGACGGCCGCCCATCCGCAGGTCACCACGTCGACCATGACGTACTCACAGCCGTGTTCGGCGGCCATGTCGACGCGTTCGAGCATCTCGGTGCCCCCGGCCGTGACGTTGAGCAGGTAGCTCTTTGGCTCGCCCGTCTCCTCGACCGCCCGGTCGCGCTGGGCCAGACTCTCGGTCAGGCGGTCCTCGAAGGGGTTGAACGCCTGATCGGTGAGGTTCTCGTCGTCTTTCAGGAGGTCGAGCCCGCCGGTCCAGGCCTCGTAACCGATCTGGGCGTGCTGGTCGGTCGAGAGCCCGACCTTCGGCTTCGGGACCGTCGCGGTGATCGGCCGGTCGTCGGCGTCGAAGATCTCGGAGCGGACGCTGGTCCCGAACTGCGGGCCCGCGAAGCTCGTCGCCAGCGGTTCGGGCCACGTACAGTCCAGCAGGCGGATCCGGTCGACGGCCTTCATCCCGAGGATGTTGCCGGCGATACAGGAGAGGATCTGGGGCATGTTCCCGCCCTCGAACAGCGCGTCGGGGTAGGCGACGGTCACGCGGTAGCCCTCGCGGTCGCCGGCCGTGGCCGCCTCGATACCGCAGGCCGTCGCCGAGAGGTCGGTGACGCCCCCGTCGACCTGGAGTTCCGCCCAGGTGCCGTTGGAGGACTCGCTTGCGACCCGGCTGGCCGCCGACTCTGCGTCCTGGTCGGCGGCGGGTTCGACGTAGAACTCACAGACGAGATCGGAGTCGGCCGGGTCGTAGGACAGGTCGAGGAAGTCTTCGTAGGTTATGCCAACCATACCCACGGCTACGTCGTCCGGTCGTATAAATGTGGGACGCAGCGACGAAACCACGGCCGCTCCGTTGTCGATCGTGTTCTCTACCCGGATTTATCAGGTGAGCGGTCCTCTGTGGGTGTATGCCGGACCAGTTCAGTGTCGACGGCGACGTGGCCATCGTCACGGGTGCCTCGCGCGGAATCGGCCGCGCGACGGCAGAAGCGTTCGCCGCCGACGGAGTCGACGTGGCGATCTGCTCGCGAGACGAATCGGAGATCACGACGGCCGCCGACGAGATCAGCGAAGCCCATCCGGGGGACGCCGTCGGCGTCGCCTGTGACGTACGCGACGAAGACGCGGTGTCGGCGCTCGTCGCGGCCGCCGTCGACGAGTTCG
It encodes the following:
- the rbcL gene encoding type III ribulose-bisphosphate carboxylase, producing the protein MVGITYEDFLDLSYDPADSDLVCEFYVEPAADQDAESAASRVASESSNGTWAELQVDGGVTDLSATACGIEAATAGDREGYRVTVAYPDALFEGGNMPQILSCIAGNILGMKAVDRIRLLDCTWPEPLATSFAGPQFGTSVRSEIFDADDRPITATVPKPKVGLSTDQHAQIGYEAWTGGLDLLKDDENLTDQAFNPFEDRLTESLAQRDRAVEETGEPKSYLLNVTAGGTEMLERVDMAAEHGCEYVMVDVVTCGWAAVQQVRERCERHGLAIHAHRAMHAAFDRLPSHGVSMRVIAQIARLCGVDQIHTGTADLGKLANEDTVGINEWLTSDLYGLDDVLPMASGGLHPGLVPELVDRCGTNIGIQAGGGVHGHPDGTHEGAKALRAAVEAAAEGRSIEAAADDEPALATALDKWGTETPR